In Candidatus Dormiibacterota bacterium, a single genomic region encodes these proteins:
- a CDS encoding ABC transporter ATP-binding protein: protein MDIVIRCRDLRKVYDGKPPVEALRGLDLEVGAGECFGILGPNGAGKTTTVEILEGILAASSGDVEVLGLRWGRSNRTLRERIGVSLQETRLADKLTVEETVELFASFYRKGRPAEEVMAEVGLTEKRSSWVVKLSGGQRQRLAVACALTGDPDLLFLDEPTTGLDPQSRRQIWDIVRDLRRRGRTILLTTHYMDEAERLCDRLAVVDHGRVIALGTPAGLIASLKGEHVVEFAVNGDGVGSGHPEPGRLDPQTLLALPSVKSVRAESDGILLTVDEPHVAIPALLEGLKSGGHALSRLTTRHASLEDVFVALTGRHLRDE from the coding sequence ATGGACATCGTCATCCGCTGCCGCGATCTGCGCAAGGTGTACGACGGGAAGCCTCCCGTCGAGGCGCTGCGCGGTCTCGACCTGGAGGTGGGGGCCGGCGAGTGCTTCGGCATCCTCGGTCCGAACGGCGCCGGCAAGACGACGACGGTCGAGATCCTCGAGGGGATCCTGGCGGCCTCGAGCGGCGACGTGGAGGTCCTGGGGCTGCGCTGGGGGCGGAGCAACCGGACGCTGCGCGAGCGGATCGGCGTGTCGCTCCAGGAGACGCGGCTCGCCGACAAGCTGACCGTCGAGGAGACGGTGGAGCTGTTCGCCTCGTTCTACAGGAAGGGGCGGCCCGCCGAAGAGGTGATGGCGGAGGTCGGGCTGACGGAGAAGCGCTCGTCCTGGGTCGTCAAGCTGTCCGGCGGGCAGAGGCAGCGGCTCGCGGTCGCCTGTGCGCTCACCGGCGACCCGGATCTGCTGTTCCTGGACGAGCCGACGACCGGTCTCGACCCGCAGTCGCGCCGCCAGATCTGGGACATCGTCCGCGACCTGCGCCGTCGCGGCCGGACCATCCTGCTCACGACGCATTACATGGACGAGGCCGAGCGGCTGTGCGACCGGCTCGCGGTCGTGGACCACGGCCGGGTGATCGCCCTCGGCACGCCCGCCGGGCTGATCGCGTCGCTCAAGGGGGAGCATGTCGTCGAGTTCGCCGTGAACGGAGACGGTGTCGGGTCCGGGCACCCGGAGCCGGGCCGCCTGGACCCGCAGACCCTGCTCGCCCTCCCGTCGGTCAAGTCCGTGCGGGCGGAGTCGGACGGCATCCTCCTGACCGTCGACGAGCCGCACGTCGCCATCCCGGCGCTCCTCGAGGGACTCAAGAGCGGCGGGCATGCCCTGTCGCGCCTCACGACCCGCCACGCCAGCCTCGAGGACGTCTTCGTCGCGCTCACCGGCAGGCACTTGCGCGATGAGTAG
- a CDS encoding pyridoxal-dependent decarboxylase, with the protein MNDRRPPGERTLDPDDWDEFRDLAHRMVDDTLAHLATLRERPAWRPMPDAVRASFGGPVPLEGEGAGAAYREFVERVLPYPSGNLHPRFWGWVQGTGTPLAALAEMLAAALNPHLAGFNQAPALVEHQVLGWLAELMGMPGASGVLVGGGSMANLLGLAVGRHARAGFDVREEGLQGGRPRLMLYGSVETHGWAKKAAEVLGLGNKSFRRIPVDADYRIDTAALRTAVKDDRNAGRRPFCVIGTAGTVNTGAIDDLSSLASFCRSEDLWFHVDGAFGALARLPESLRPLVSGLEQADSLAFDLHKWMYLPFEAACVLVRDKAAHRDAFSVSASYLAETTRGVVAGGLPFAERGIDLTRSFRALKVWMSLKAHGVNAFARLIEQNVEQARHLAALVETHPDLELLAPVPLNVVCFRYAPSGLPEQRRNAVNEEILLRIQEEGVAVPSGTVLAGRYAIRVANVNHRSRREDFDLLVSAVARIGAEVAGAGPGF; encoded by the coding sequence ATGAACGATCGGCGCCCACCCGGAGAGCGGACGCTCGACCCGGACGACTGGGACGAGTTCCGGGACCTCGCCCACCGCATGGTGGACGACACCCTCGCCCACCTCGCAACCCTGCGCGAGCGCCCCGCCTGGCGGCCGATGCCCGACGCCGTGCGCGCGTCGTTCGGCGGTCCGGTTCCGCTCGAAGGGGAAGGGGCCGGGGCGGCGTACCGGGAGTTCGTCGAACGCGTCCTCCCCTACCCCAGCGGCAATCTCCACCCGCGCTTCTGGGGCTGGGTGCAGGGGACCGGCACGCCCCTGGCCGCGCTGGCCGAGATGCTCGCCGCCGCGCTGAACCCGCATCTGGCCGGGTTCAACCAGGCGCCGGCGCTGGTCGAGCACCAGGTGCTCGGCTGGCTCGCGGAGCTGATGGGGATGCCCGGAGCCAGCGGCGTCCTGGTCGGCGGAGGATCGATGGCCAACCTGCTCGGCCTCGCCGTGGGCCGCCATGCGCGGGCCGGGTTCGACGTCCGCGAAGAGGGGCTGCAGGGGGGCCGGCCGCGGCTGATGCTGTATGGATCGGTCGAGACGCACGGCTGGGCGAAGAAGGCGGCGGAGGTCCTCGGGCTTGGCAACAAGTCCTTCCGTCGGATTCCCGTCGACGCCGACTATCGCATCGACACGGCGGCGCTCCGGACGGCGGTGAAGGACGATCGGAACGCCGGGCGCCGGCCCTTCTGCGTCATCGGGACGGCGGGCACGGTCAACACGGGCGCCATCGACGATCTCTCCTCCCTGGCCTCCTTCTGCCGGAGCGAGGATCTCTGGTTTCACGTGGACGGCGCCTTCGGGGCCCTCGCGCGCCTCCCGGAAAGCCTCCGCCCGCTCGTCTCGGGGCTGGAGCAGGCCGACTCCCTCGCCTTCGATCTCCACAAATGGATGTACTTGCCGTTCGAGGCCGCCTGCGTCCTGGTCCGCGACAAGGCGGCGCACCGCGACGCTTTCTCGGTGAGCGCCAGCTACCTGGCGGAGACCACGCGCGGCGTGGTCGCCGGCGGCCTCCCCTTCGCCGAGCGCGGCATCGATCTCACGCGTTCCTTCCGGGCGCTCAAGGTCTGGATGTCCCTCAAGGCGCACGGCGTGAACGCCTTCGCGCGCCTGATCGAGCAGAACGTCGAGCAGGCGCGCCACCTTGCGGCGCTCGTCGAGACGCACCCCGATCTCGAGCTCCTCGCGCCCGTGCCCCTCAACGTCGTCTGCTTTCGCTACGCTCCATCCGGTCTGCCGGAACAGCGGCGGAACGCCGTCAACGAGGAAATCCTCCTGCGCATCCAGGAGGAAGGGGTCGCCGTCCCGTCGGGGACGGTGCTGGCCGGCCGCTACGCGATCCGTGTCGCCAACGTCAACCATCGCAGCCGAAGAGAGGACTTCGACCTCCTGGTGTCGGCGGTGGCACGGATCGGCGCGGAGGTGGCGGGCGCGGGGCCCGGCTTCTAG
- a CDS encoding VOC family protein, whose product MTTEKQFGLDRIGQISVNVKDLNRAVEFYRDVLGMRPLFQVPKLAFFDCGGIRLMLSPPETPEFDHAASVIYYKVDDIQAAHAALSGRGVPFDGEPHLIARMPDHELWMAFCRDPEGNVLALMSEVRGS is encoded by the coding sequence ATGACCACCGAGAAGCAATTCGGACTCGATCGGATCGGACAGATCTCCGTCAACGTGAAAGACCTCAATCGGGCGGTGGAGTTCTACCGCGACGTCCTGGGGATGCGGCCGCTGTTCCAGGTGCCGAAGCTGGCGTTCTTCGACTGCGGCGGCATCAGGCTCATGCTGTCGCCGCCCGAAACGCCGGAATTCGATCACGCCGCCTCGGTCATCTATTACAAGGTGGACGACATCCAGGCGGCGCATGCCGCCCTGAGCGGGCGCGGCGTGCCGTTCGACGGCGAGCCGCACCTGATCGCGCGCATGCCGGACCACGAGCTCTGGATGGCGTTCTGCCGCGATCCGGAAGGAAACGTCCTGGCGCTGATGAGCGAGGTGCGCGGCTCCTGA
- a CDS encoding ATP-grasp domain-containing protein produces the protein MEGKRVLLLLPTTTYRAHDFIRAAGHLGVETVVGSDRKQALQDLQPTRGVTLELRDPEKAAGQIAAFDAKHHLSAVIPTDDETAVVSAAASARLGLPHNPPEAARAARRKDVLRRVLHDAHVPTPRFSLMTLEDDPGAAARKQIFPVVLKPTFLAASRGVIRADDAEQFVAAFRRIAALLGQSDVKEHGGDAGRLVLVEEFVPGVEVALEGILLASRLKVLALFDKPDPLDGPFFEETIYVTPSRLSARVQKAIAATTASAARALGLREGPVHAELRVNDRGPWLIEVAARSIGGLCSRTLRFGTGLSLEEVVLMHALGRDVRALRRQPRPAGVMMIPIPRAGVLRGVSGLTAARLVPGIEDVTVSATIGRPLVPLPEGASYLGFIFARAKTPALVEAALRRAHARLAFDIEPAG, from the coding sequence TTGGAAGGGAAGCGCGTCCTGCTCCTCCTTCCGACCACGACCTACCGCGCGCACGATTTCATCCGGGCGGCCGGGCACCTGGGCGTCGAGACGGTCGTGGGGTCCGACCGGAAGCAGGCCTTGCAGGACCTGCAGCCGACGCGCGGCGTGACGCTCGAGCTGCGCGATCCCGAAAAGGCGGCCGGCCAGATCGCCGCCTTCGACGCGAAGCACCACCTGAGCGCCGTCATCCCCACCGACGACGAGACCGCGGTCGTGAGCGCCGCCGCGTCGGCCCGTCTGGGCCTGCCGCACAACCCGCCCGAGGCGGCGCGCGCCGCCCGCCGCAAGGACGTGCTGCGCCGCGTCCTCCACGACGCGCACGTCCCGACGCCGCGCTTCAGTCTGATGACCCTCGAAGACGATCCCGGCGCCGCCGCCCGGAAGCAGATCTTCCCCGTGGTGCTCAAGCCGACGTTCCTGGCCGCCAGCCGGGGCGTCATACGCGCCGACGACGCGGAACAGTTCGTCGCCGCCTTCCGGCGCATCGCCGCCCTGCTCGGCCAGTCGGACGTCAAGGAGCACGGCGGCGACGCCGGCCGCCTCGTGCTGGTCGAAGAGTTCGTGCCCGGCGTCGAGGTCGCCCTGGAAGGGATCCTGCTCGCCTCCCGCCTCAAGGTATTGGCCTTGTTCGACAAGCCGGACCCGCTCGACGGTCCTTTCTTCGAGGAGACGATCTACGTCACACCGTCCCGGCTGAGCGCTCGCGTCCAGAAGGCGATCGCCGCCACCACCGCCTCCGCCGCCCGCGCCCTCGGACTGCGCGAGGGTCCCGTGCATGCCGAGCTGCGCGTCAACGACCGCGGCCCCTGGCTCATCGAGGTCGCCGCGCGCTCCATCGGCGGCCTGTGCTCGCGCACCCTCCGCTTCGGCACCGGTCTGTCGCTCGAGGAGGTCGTCCTGATGCACGCCCTCGGCCGGGACGTCCGTGCGCTCCGGCGGCAGCCGCGCCCCGCCGGCGTCATGATGATCCCGATCCCGCGCGCCGGTGTGCTCCGCGGGGTCAGCGGTCTTACGGCTGCCCGCCTCGTCCCCGGCATCGAGGACGTCACAGTCAGCGCCACGATCGGCAGGCCGCTCGTGCCGCTCCCGGAAGGGGCGTCGTACCTCGGCTTCATCTTCGCGCGCGCGAAGACCCCGGCGCTCGTCGAGGCGGCCCTGCGCCGGGCGCACGCACGGCTGGCGTTCGACATCGAGCCCGCCGGCTGA
- a CDS encoding ABC transporter permease has translation MSRRHPFLLLVLARLRELMREPEVVFWVFLFPILLAVGLGVAFRNKPPDQIIVGVVEAEGSEKVAAALSSSGGFRVETVLPSEAADRLRLGKVALLVVPGRSYEYRYDPTRPDSVLARQKVHDALERAAGRADPVEVRETLVTEPGARYIDFLIPGLLGMNIMSGGMWGVGFLLVDMRSRRLLKRLVATPMRRTDFLGAIMTSRMILVFGEMVLLLFFGWLVFGLVIRGSLVSITLLAVLGAFVFAGMGLLVACRTAKIETASGLMNLVMLPMFVCSGIFFSPNRFPLAVQPLIKALPLTALNDALRATILEGADLPSQAARIAVMLAWGVASFVVALRIFRWN, from the coding sequence ATGAGTAGACGTCACCCGTTCCTGCTCCTGGTCCTCGCGCGGCTGCGCGAGCTGATGCGCGAGCCCGAGGTCGTGTTCTGGGTGTTCCTCTTCCCGATCCTCCTGGCCGTCGGCCTCGGCGTGGCCTTCCGCAACAAGCCGCCTGATCAGATCATCGTCGGCGTGGTCGAGGCCGAGGGCTCCGAAAAGGTCGCGGCCGCCCTGTCGTCCTCGGGAGGCTTCCGCGTCGAGACCGTCCTCCCCTCCGAGGCCGCCGACCGGCTGCGTCTCGGCAAGGTCGCCCTCCTCGTGGTGCCGGGCCGCTCGTACGAGTACCGCTACGACCCGACGCGCCCCGACAGCGTGCTGGCGCGCCAGAAGGTGCACGACGCGCTCGAGCGCGCCGCCGGCCGCGCCGACCCCGTCGAGGTCAGGGAGACCCTGGTCACCGAGCCCGGGGCGCGCTACATCGATTTCCTGATCCCCGGCCTGCTCGGCATGAACATCATGAGCGGCGGTATGTGGGGGGTCGGGTTCCTGCTGGTCGACATGCGCTCGCGCAGGCTCCTGAAGCGGCTCGTCGCCACCCCGATGCGGCGCACCGACTTCCTGGGGGCGATCATGACCAGCCGCATGATCCTCGTCTTCGGCGAGATGGTCCTCCTGCTGTTCTTCGGCTGGCTCGTCTTCGGCCTGGTGATCAGGGGCTCTCTCGTGAGCATCACCCTGCTGGCCGTCCTCGGGGCCTTCGTGTTTGCCGGCATGGGCCTTCTCGTCGCCTGCCGCACGGCCAAGATCGAGACCGCCTCCGGTCTCATGAACCTGGTGATGCTTCCGATGTTCGTCTGCTCGGGGATTTTCTTCTCTCCGAACCGCTTCCCGCTCGCCGTCCAGCCACTGATCAAGGCGCTCCCCTTGACCGCCCTCAACGACGCCCTGCGCGCCACGATCCTGGAAGGGGCGGACCTGCCGTCCCAGGCGGCGCGCATCGCAGTCATGCTGGCGTGGGGCGTGGCCTCGTTCGTGGTGGCGCTCCGGATCTTCCGCTGGAACTGA
- a CDS encoding AraC family transcriptional regulator, protein MGADRSFTASAFGVYTPGERVPGGRIAPGCGFRRGFVEEARAVLAGREDLLLDEPGLEMRDTTLFETCHARDPGVMSLLKETHLHLSRGRPPGEWIEDRIAGLAGALLRAQTEVRREMARIPAARPATRAEIYRRLRRALDFVEGSLAQPVDLNAMARAACLSPYHFHRRFSEAFRETPHEYVRRRRLEIARDLLVKSALPVTVVCHRSGFESLGSFSALFRRSYGLPPLTYRRASAANRNNGEKLRRSSWEDGAREDSR, encoded by the coding sequence GTGGGCGCCGATCGTTCATTCACGGCCTCCGCGTTCGGTGTTTATACGCCAGGTGAGCGGGTTCCGGGTGGACGAATCGCGCCTGGGTGCGGCTTCCGGCGCGGGTTCGTCGAGGAGGCGCGCGCCGTCCTCGCCGGGCGTGAAGACCTCCTCCTGGACGAGCCCGGGCTCGAGATGCGCGACACCACTCTGTTCGAGACCTGCCACGCCCGGGACCCAGGCGTGATGTCGCTCTTGAAGGAAACGCACCTTCACCTGTCCCGCGGCCGTCCACCGGGTGAGTGGATCGAGGACCGGATCGCCGGCCTGGCGGGCGCCCTGTTGCGCGCTCAGACGGAGGTGCGGCGGGAAATGGCCCGCATCCCCGCGGCCCGCCCGGCCACGCGCGCCGAGATCTACCGGCGCCTGCGGAGGGCTCTGGACTTCGTCGAGGGATCCCTGGCGCAACCGGTCGATCTCAACGCGATGGCCCGGGCGGCGTGCCTGTCGCCGTACCACTTCCACCGACGATTCTCCGAGGCGTTCCGCGAGACGCCGCACGAATACGTCCGTCGCCGGCGCCTGGAGATCGCGCGGGACCTGCTCGTGAAGAGCGCCCTTCCGGTGACGGTGGTCTGCCACCGCTCGGGCTTCGAGAGTCTCGGCTCGTTCAGCGCCCTGTTCCGGCGAAGCTACGGGCTCCCGCCCCTGACCTATCGCCGGGCGTCGGCCGCGAATCGCAACAACGGAGAAAAACTCCGCAGGTCCTCGTGGGAGGATGGGGCCAGGGAGGACTCGAGATGA
- a CDS encoding citrate synthase translates to MPRSADSDTAKTTPAAAAGRNSLSVVDNRTGKSYDIPIDSGTIKAIELREINTGPDDFGLMTYDPAFTNTAHCKSRITMIDGDKGILNYRGYPIEQLAEHSTYLETAYLIVNGELPTRRQHEDWVHDITHHTFLHENMKRLIEAFRYDAHPMGILVSTVGALSTFYSEAKNIFDPIARRQQAVRLIAKMPTLAAFAYRASVGLPFVYPDNDLSYTGNFLAMLFKMAESKYRPNPVLERALDVLFILHADHEQNCSTLAMRAVGSSHPDPYSAVAAAVAALYGPLHGGANEMVLRMLKEIGSVRNVPEYIKRVKQGQVRLMGFGHRVYKNYDPRARIIKQIADQVFEVTGRNPLLDIALELERIALQDDYFVSRKLYPNVDFYSGLIYQSMKFPVETFPVLFAIPRTSGWLAQWEEMLLDPEQRIARPRQIYIGSPRRDYRTMDERM, encoded by the coding sequence ATGCCCCGCTCGGCCGACTCCGACACCGCCAAGACCACCCCGGCCGCCGCGGCCGGCAGGAACTCGCTGAGTGTCGTCGACAACCGCACCGGCAAGTCGTACGACATCCCGATCGACAGCGGCACCATCAAGGCGATCGAGCTGCGCGAGATCAACACGGGACCGGACGACTTCGGGCTGATGACCTACGATCCGGCGTTCACCAACACGGCGCACTGCAAGAGCCGCATCACGATGATCGACGGGGACAAGGGGATCCTCAACTACCGCGGCTATCCGATCGAGCAGCTCGCCGAGCACAGCACCTACCTCGAGACCGCCTACCTCATCGTGAACGGCGAGCTGCCCACCCGGCGGCAGCACGAGGACTGGGTGCACGACATCACGCACCACACCTTCCTGCACGAGAACATGAAGCGTCTCATCGAGGCGTTCCGGTACGACGCGCACCCGATGGGGATCCTCGTGAGCACGGTGGGGGCGCTCTCCACCTTCTACAGCGAGGCGAAGAACATCTTCGACCCGATCGCGCGCCGCCAGCAGGCGGTGCGCCTCATCGCCAAGATGCCGACCCTCGCAGCGTTCGCCTACCGCGCCAGCGTCGGTCTGCCGTTCGTCTATCCCGACAACGACCTGTCGTACACCGGAAATTTCCTCGCCATGCTGTTCAAGATGGCCGAGTCGAAATACCGTCCGAACCCGGTTCTCGAGCGCGCCCTCGACGTGCTGTTCATCCTGCACGCCGACCACGAGCAGAACTGCTCGACCCTGGCCATGCGCGCGGTCGGTTCCTCGCACCCCGATCCGTACTCCGCCGTCGCGGCCGCCGTCGCCGCGCTCTACGGCCCGCTGCACGGGGGCGCGAACGAGATGGTCCTGCGCATGCTCAAGGAGATCGGGTCGGTGCGCAACGTTCCCGAGTACATCAAGCGCGTCAAGCAGGGTCAGGTGCGCCTGATGGGCTTCGGTCATCGCGTGTACAAGAACTACGACCCCCGCGCCCGGATCATCAAGCAGATCGCCGACCAGGTGTTCGAGGTCACCGGGCGCAATCCGCTCCTCGACATCGCCCTGGAGCTCGAGCGCATCGCCCTGCAGGACGACTATTTCGTCAGCCGCAAGCTCTACCCCAATGTGGACTTCTACTCCGGTCTCATCTACCAGAGCATGAAGTTTCCGGTGGAGACCTTCCCGGTGCTGTTCGCCATCCCGCGCACCTCGGGCTGGCTGGCGCAGTGGGAGGAGATGCTGCTCGACCCGGAGCAGAGGATCGCCCGTCCGCGCCAGATCTACATCGGCTCCCCGCGCCGCGACTACCGCACGATGGACGAGAGGATGTGA